The following coding sequences lie in one Stigmatopora nigra isolate UIUO_SnigA chromosome 4, RoL_Snig_1.1, whole genome shotgun sequence genomic window:
- the LOC144195923 gene encoding TNF receptor-associated factor 2-like isoform X2, with protein sequence MAAQEPSPPSSLEGNKPGFPKKILANSLEDKHLCNSCLKILRRPLQAQCGHRFCSFCFNKIVSSGPEKCDACIKEDLFEEPTSILKQGGAFPDNAARREVEALAAVCPNEGCTWTGTVKDFELSHEGNCDFAIILCPSCKELMRANEQERHDERECPERTLNCKYCKEPFLLKNIKAHDEICPKYPMICEGCAKKKIPREKVEKEQIYDHERQCSYEHLNLLLHFIMGIKVSLESLQPQSMDIAGHKLHELHQSLRDIELKMSQLGGGGPAMSIQSACAPTLTTSFTPLPSAFGAALELQLQSEKTKVVELSRRYQELELKVNTFENIVCVLNREMERSCTTMEAYNRQHRLDQDKIEILNNKVRQLERTVSLRDLSIVEMEGKIREMSAATYDGTFVWKISDFTKKRQDAVAGRAPAMFSPAFYTSKYGYKMCLRIYLNGDGTGRGTHLSLFFVVMRGHSDALLKWPFNQKVTLMLLDQNNREHIIDAFRPDISSSSFQRPVSDMNIASGCPLFCPLAKLDTKNSYIRDDTIFIKATVDLTGL encoded by the exons ATGGCTGCTCAAGAGCCGTCTCCACCATCTTCCCTGGAAGGAAATAAACCAGGCTTCCCCAAGAAAATTTTGGCCAACAGCCTCGAGGACAAGCATTTGTGTAATTCTTGCCTGAAAATCCTTCGAAGGCCCCTACAGGCTCAGTGTGGTCACCGTTTTTGTTCGTTTTGTTTCAACAAAATAGTGAG TTCTGGACCTGAGAAATGTGATGCTTGCATCAAAGAAGATTTATTTGAGGAACCAACGTCGATTCTCAAACAAGGAGGT GCTTTCCCCGACAATGCAGCTCGGAGAGAAGTGGAAGCCTTGGCAGCTGTTTGCCCCAATGAAGGATGCACATGGACAGGGACTGTCAAAGATTTTGAG CTTAGCCATGAGGGTAACTGTGACTTTGCCATCATCTTGTGCCCTTCCTGCAAAGAGTTGATGAGAGCCAACGAACAAGAACGCCACGATGAGCGAGAATGTCCAGAGAGGACACTCAACTGCAAATACTGCAAAGAACCATTCCTTTTAAAGAACATCAAG gctcaTGATGAAATATGCCCGAAGTATCCAATGATCTGTGAAGGTTGTGCAAAGAAAAAGATACCCAGAGAAAAG GTGGAGAAGGAGCAGATCTATGACCACGAGCGTCAATGTTCATACGAACACCTCAACCTACTGCTGCATTTCATCATGGGAATCAAGGTGAGCCTGGAGAGCCTGCAGCCTCAGAGCATGGATATCGCTGGACACAAGTTGCATGAACTCCACCAGTCCCTCAGAGACATAGAACTCAAAATGAGTCAGCTTGGTGGAGGCGGCCCCGCAATGTCCATTCAGAGTGCATGTGCGCCAACGCTCACCACCTCGTTCACGCCGCTACCGAGCGCTTTTGGAGCCGCCCTGGAGCTCCAACTCCAAAGTGAAAAGACCAAGGTGGTCGAGTTGAGTCGACGTTACCAAGAGCTGGAGCTGAAAGTGAATACATTCGAGAACATCGTTTGTGTCCTCAATCGGGAGATGGAGCGCTCCTGTACCACGATGGAAGCCTACAATCGGCAACATCGACTGGACCAAGATAAAATTGAGATCCTCAATAACAAG gtTCGCCAGTTGGAGAGAACTGTAAGTCTACGGGACTTGTCCATTGTCGAAATGGAGGGAAAGATAAGGGAGATGTCAGCAGCTACTTATGATGGAACATTTGTGTGGAAGATCTCTGATTTTACAAAGAAGAGGCAAGATGCTGTCGCAGGCCGAGCACCTGCTATGTTCTCTCCTG CCTTTTATACGAGTAAATACGGCTACAAGATGTGCTTGCGTATCTACCTAAATGGAGATGGGACAGGAAGGGGAACTCATTTATCTCTCTTCTTTGTTGTGATGAGAGGACATAGCGACGCACTCCTTAAATGGCCTTTTAATCAAAAG GTCACCTTAATGCTGCTCGACCAGAACAACAGGGAGCACATAATCGATGCTTTCCGGCCTGATATCTCATCCTCATCCTTCCAGAGGCCTGTCAGTGATATGAACATTGCCAGTGGCTGCCCACTCTTCTGTCCACTCGCCAAACTAGACACTAAAAACTCTTACATTCGTGATGATACTATCTTCATCAAGGCCACTGTTGACCTCACAGGCCTCTAG
- the LOC144196005 gene encoding rab-like protein 6 isoform X1: MFSALKKLVGSEPGQFRDKNIPAGLQSMNQSLQRRFAKGVQYNMKIVIRGDRNTGKSTLWYRLQGKKFLEEYIPTQEIQATSIHWNYKTTDDVVKVEVWDVVDKGQKYPLPDGVGKGKKRGDNLKLENEPQESDEVALDAEFLDVYKNCNGVIMMFDITKQWTFNYILRELPKVPTHVPVCVLGNHRDMGEHRVILPDDIRELIAGLNRPTGSSYIHYAESSMKNGFGLKYLHRFFNIPFLQLQRETLLRQLETNQLDMDATLEELCVQQETEDQNYEIFLENLESRTKGYGSPGPANGQSPSSGSQSPIVPPSGASTGSSSPSTPHPPIPSQPLPQSPSVSAPNAPAVTEAVGRAASPSAELKFSAQSPEHLQSSVTTQASAPQKRGFMSRWFGSSPVPEASVSSEELPAQVCPAQVRSLDDFVPDDRLDKSFLEDSLPSKTKVPQSAPAMDSDSDFEDRGNPMVSRFQDELDPDDTAPIVPQPKLLPPSKDFSLTSDEEEQTLVAPSVQNDQDVDSEPELKNYITKPKVASKAPDPREQSAAPILLTLIPTVEQPIQQQGKKKGVAAIHGDSDTDPEVPVAQQMLSFVMDDPDFESEASDTPKITKSTFPAREELLSDLSDDDILSVKTPKAVKPTVISFKQKDVSDLFGLGIQEHSATKESSEEQEEKESKHSKEKKKKKKKSKEEDEKTRKKNTSKQKKKEKDEAVEDKEKKKKKSRTKKTEVDELEDFLGGSSSTKRDDGDYEEL; the protein is encoded by the exons ATGTTTTCAGCATTGAAAAAGTTGGTTGGGTCTGAGCCTGGCCAGTTCAGGGACAAGAACATTCCTGCTGGCCTGCAGTCCATGAATCAAAGTTTGCAAAGGCGCTTTGCTAAAGGGGTCCAATATAATA TGAAAATCGTCATACGTGGTGATAGAAACACTGGAAAGAGTACTTTATGGTATCGACTGCAGGGCAAGAAGTTTTTGGAGGAGTACATCCCCACCCAGGAGATCCAAGCTACAAGTATCCATTGGAATTACAAAA CTACTGATGATGTGGTCAAGGTCGAGGTCTGGGACGTGGTTGACAAAG GCCAAAAATATCCTCTTCCTGATGGTGTAG GCAAAGGAAAAAAGCGTGGCGACAATTTGAAACTAGAGAATGAGCCACAAGAG TCAGATGAGGTGGCCCTTGATGCAGAATTTTTAGACGTGTACAAGAATTGCAATGGCGTTATCATGATGTTTGACATTACTAAGCAGTG GACATTTAACTACATCTTAAGGGAACTTCCTAAAGTGCCCACTCATGTACCAGTCTGTGTGTTGGGAAATCACAGAGACATGGGAGAGCATCGGGTCATTCTACCTGATGACATAAGAGAGCTAATCGCTGGATTAAACAG accaACAGGATCATCTTACATCCACTATGCTGAATCCTCCATGAAGAATGGTTTTGGTTTAAAATACCTTCACAGATTTTTCAACATCCCCTTCTTACAACTACAG AGAGAGACCCTTCTGAGGCAACTGGAGACTAACCAGCTGGACATGGATGCCACTCTAGAAGAGCTTTGTGTGCAGCAGGAGACAGAAGATCAGAATTATGAAAT TTTCCTGGAGAACCTAGAGTCCCGTACTAAGGGCTACGGTTCACCGGGTCCAGCCAACGGTCAGAGTCCCTCCTCAGGCTCCCAGTCCCCCATTGTTCCTCCCAGTGGGGCTTCTACAGGAAGCTCTAGCCCCAGCACACCTCACCCGCCAATCCCTTCACAGCCACTCCCACAGTCACCCTCTGTATCGGCTCCCAACGCTCCTGCTGTCACTGAAGCTGTGGGCAGAGCAGCCTCGCCTTCAGCTGAATTAAAGTTTTCAGCTCAATCACCAGAGCACCTTCAGTCCTCCGTCACCACACAAGCATCAGCCCCCCAGAAACGTGGCTTCATGTCACGATGGTTTGGCTCATCACCTGTCCCTGAAGCTTCTGTTTCTTCAGAGGAATTACCTGCACAAGTGTGTCCTGCTCAAGTAAGAAGTCTGGATGATTTTGTGCCCGATGATAGACTGGACAAGAGTTTCCTAGAGGACAGTTTGCCTTCAAAAACAAAGGTGCCTCAATCAGCACCAGCAATGGACAGTGACAG CGATTTTGAAGACAGGGGAAACCCCATGGTGTCTCGCTTCCAAGATGAGCTTGATCCTGATGACACGGCGCCCATTGTTCCACAGCCCAAGTTGCTGCCTCCCAGTAAAGATTTCTCTCTGACCAGTGATGAGGAGGAACAAACATTAGTAGCACCTTCGGTGCAAAATGACCAAGATGTGGATAGTGAACCAGAACTGAAAAA CTACATCACGAAACCAAAGGTGGCATCCAAAGCACCAGATCCCAGAGAGCAGTCAGCAGCTCCCATCCTCCTCACTTTAATTCCAACTGTAGAACAGCCCATTCAGCAGCaaggaaaaaagaaaggtgTCGCAGCCATTCATGGGGACTCTGATACTGATCCTGAGGTCCCTGTGGCCCAACAGATGCTTTCTTTTGTTATGGATGATCCTGACTTTGAGTCTGAAGCATCAGATACACCCAAAATAACAAAG AGTACATTCCCGGCCAGGGAGGAACTTCTATCTGACCTCTCAGACGATGACATCCTGTCAGTCAAGACACCAAAAGCTGTGAAACCCACTGTGATCTCCTTTAAACAAAAGGATGTCTCTGACCTTTTTGGCCTCGGCATACAAGAACACTCAGCGACCAAAGAGAGCAGCGAGGAGCAAGAAG aaaaagaaagcaaacactccaaggagaagaagaagaaaaagaagaaaagcaaagag GAGGATGAAAagacaagaaagaaaaatacaagtaaacaaaagaaaaaggaaaaagatgaAGCTGTTGaagataaagagaaaaagaagaaaaaatccagGACCAAGAAAACAGAAGTAGATGAGCTGGAAGACTTTCTAGGTGGATCAAGTTCCACCAAAAGAGATGATGGCGATTATGAAGAACTATAA
- the LOC144196005 gene encoding rab-like protein 6 isoform X2: protein MFSALKKLVGSEPGQFRDKNIPAGLQSMNQSLQRRFAKGVQYNMKIVIRGDRNTGKSTLWYRLQGKKFLEEYIPTQEIQATSIHWNYKTTDDVVKVEVWDVVDKGKGKKRGDNLKLENEPQESDEVALDAEFLDVYKNCNGVIMMFDITKQWTFNYILRELPKVPTHVPVCVLGNHRDMGEHRVILPDDIRELIAGLNRPTGSSYIHYAESSMKNGFGLKYLHRFFNIPFLQLQRETLLRQLETNQLDMDATLEELCVQQETEDQNYEIFLENLESRTKGYGSPGPANGQSPSSGSQSPIVPPSGASTGSSSPSTPHPPIPSQPLPQSPSVSAPNAPAVTEAVGRAASPSAELKFSAQSPEHLQSSVTTQASAPQKRGFMSRWFGSSPVPEASVSSEELPAQVCPAQVRSLDDFVPDDRLDKSFLEDSLPSKTKVPQSAPAMDSDSDFEDRGNPMVSRFQDELDPDDTAPIVPQPKLLPPSKDFSLTSDEEEQTLVAPSVQNDQDVDSEPELKNYITKPKVASKAPDPREQSAAPILLTLIPTVEQPIQQQGKKKGVAAIHGDSDTDPEVPVAQQMLSFVMDDPDFESEASDTPKITKSTFPAREELLSDLSDDDILSVKTPKAVKPTVISFKQKDVSDLFGLGIQEHSATKESSEEQEEKESKHSKEKKKKKKKSKEEDEKTRKKNTSKQKKKEKDEAVEDKEKKKKKSRTKKTEVDELEDFLGGSSSTKRDDGDYEEL from the exons ATGTTTTCAGCATTGAAAAAGTTGGTTGGGTCTGAGCCTGGCCAGTTCAGGGACAAGAACATTCCTGCTGGCCTGCAGTCCATGAATCAAAGTTTGCAAAGGCGCTTTGCTAAAGGGGTCCAATATAATA TGAAAATCGTCATACGTGGTGATAGAAACACTGGAAAGAGTACTTTATGGTATCGACTGCAGGGCAAGAAGTTTTTGGAGGAGTACATCCCCACCCAGGAGATCCAAGCTACAAGTATCCATTGGAATTACAAAA CTACTGATGATGTGGTCAAGGTCGAGGTCTGGGACGTGGTTGACAAAG GCAAAGGAAAAAAGCGTGGCGACAATTTGAAACTAGAGAATGAGCCACAAGAG TCAGATGAGGTGGCCCTTGATGCAGAATTTTTAGACGTGTACAAGAATTGCAATGGCGTTATCATGATGTTTGACATTACTAAGCAGTG GACATTTAACTACATCTTAAGGGAACTTCCTAAAGTGCCCACTCATGTACCAGTCTGTGTGTTGGGAAATCACAGAGACATGGGAGAGCATCGGGTCATTCTACCTGATGACATAAGAGAGCTAATCGCTGGATTAAACAG accaACAGGATCATCTTACATCCACTATGCTGAATCCTCCATGAAGAATGGTTTTGGTTTAAAATACCTTCACAGATTTTTCAACATCCCCTTCTTACAACTACAG AGAGAGACCCTTCTGAGGCAACTGGAGACTAACCAGCTGGACATGGATGCCACTCTAGAAGAGCTTTGTGTGCAGCAGGAGACAGAAGATCAGAATTATGAAAT TTTCCTGGAGAACCTAGAGTCCCGTACTAAGGGCTACGGTTCACCGGGTCCAGCCAACGGTCAGAGTCCCTCCTCAGGCTCCCAGTCCCCCATTGTTCCTCCCAGTGGGGCTTCTACAGGAAGCTCTAGCCCCAGCACACCTCACCCGCCAATCCCTTCACAGCCACTCCCACAGTCACCCTCTGTATCGGCTCCCAACGCTCCTGCTGTCACTGAAGCTGTGGGCAGAGCAGCCTCGCCTTCAGCTGAATTAAAGTTTTCAGCTCAATCACCAGAGCACCTTCAGTCCTCCGTCACCACACAAGCATCAGCCCCCCAGAAACGTGGCTTCATGTCACGATGGTTTGGCTCATCACCTGTCCCTGAAGCTTCTGTTTCTTCAGAGGAATTACCTGCACAAGTGTGTCCTGCTCAAGTAAGAAGTCTGGATGATTTTGTGCCCGATGATAGACTGGACAAGAGTTTCCTAGAGGACAGTTTGCCTTCAAAAACAAAGGTGCCTCAATCAGCACCAGCAATGGACAGTGACAG CGATTTTGAAGACAGGGGAAACCCCATGGTGTCTCGCTTCCAAGATGAGCTTGATCCTGATGACACGGCGCCCATTGTTCCACAGCCCAAGTTGCTGCCTCCCAGTAAAGATTTCTCTCTGACCAGTGATGAGGAGGAACAAACATTAGTAGCACCTTCGGTGCAAAATGACCAAGATGTGGATAGTGAACCAGAACTGAAAAA CTACATCACGAAACCAAAGGTGGCATCCAAAGCACCAGATCCCAGAGAGCAGTCAGCAGCTCCCATCCTCCTCACTTTAATTCCAACTGTAGAACAGCCCATTCAGCAGCaaggaaaaaagaaaggtgTCGCAGCCATTCATGGGGACTCTGATACTGATCCTGAGGTCCCTGTGGCCCAACAGATGCTTTCTTTTGTTATGGATGATCCTGACTTTGAGTCTGAAGCATCAGATACACCCAAAATAACAAAG AGTACATTCCCGGCCAGGGAGGAACTTCTATCTGACCTCTCAGACGATGACATCCTGTCAGTCAAGACACCAAAAGCTGTGAAACCCACTGTGATCTCCTTTAAACAAAAGGATGTCTCTGACCTTTTTGGCCTCGGCATACAAGAACACTCAGCGACCAAAGAGAGCAGCGAGGAGCAAGAAG aaaaagaaagcaaacactccaaggagaagaagaagaaaaagaagaaaagcaaagag GAGGATGAAAagacaagaaagaaaaatacaagtaaacaaaagaaaaaggaaaaagatgaAGCTGTTGaagataaagagaaaaagaagaaaaaatccagGACCAAGAAAACAGAAGTAGATGAGCTGGAAGACTTTCTAGGTGGATCAAGTTCCACCAAAAGAGATGATGGCGATTATGAAGAACTATAA
- the LOC144195481 gene encoding U3 small nucleolar ribonucleoprotein IMP4-like: MLRREVRLRREYLYRKSQEDRLRTIEDKKQKLKGALEENVLLPSEVRKDALELQRLLEYDDEGGEGVSSHMDDEYKWAGVEDPKLMVTTSRDPSSRLRMFAKEVKLLFPGAQRMNRGNHEIPALVQACKANNVSDLVIIHETRGQPDGLVVCHLPFGPTAYFTLYNVVMRHDVPDIGTMSEASPHLIFHNFTSRLGKRVSNILKYLFPVPKDDSKRVITFANQEDYISFRHHNYSKPDHRNVQLTEVGPRFEMKLYMIKLGTLENEKTADVEWRHHVYTNTSKKRRFLSVQ; this comes from the exons ATG CTTCGTCGGGAGGTCAGACTGAGGCGGGAGTATTTGTACAGAAAGTCACAAGAAGATAGGCTCCGAACGATTGAGGACAAGAAACAGAAGCTGAAGGGAGCACTCGAAG AAAACGTTTTGCTTCCTTCTGAGGTACGCAAAGATGCATTGGAGCTGCAGAGACTCTTGGAATATGATGATGAGGGTGGAGAAG GCGTCAGCTCACACATGGATGATGAATACAAATGGGCTGGAGTTGAAGATCCAAAACTGATGGTGACCACATCCAGAGACCCAAGTTCCAGACTCAGAATGTTTGCAAAG GAGGTAAAGCTGTTGTTTCCCGGGGCTCAACGCATGAACAGGGGAAACCATGAGATTCCTGCTCTGGTGCAAGCATGCAAAGCTAACAACGTTTCTGACCTCGTCATCATTCATGAAACCAGAGGACAGCCAG ATGGCTTAGTGGTGTGCCACCTGCCATTTGGACCCACAGCTTATTTCACGCTGTATAATGTGGTAATGAGGCATGATGTCCCGGACATAGGCACCATGTCTGAAGCCTCCCCACATCTCATCTTTCACAACTTCACCTCACGGCTTGGCAAGCGG GTATCCAATATCCTCAAGTATCTTTTTCCAGTGCCAAAAGATGACAGTAAGCGAGTTATAACTTTTGCCAACCAAGAAGACTACATTTCTTTTCG aCATCACAACTACAGCAAACCCGACCACAGGAATGTACAATTGACAGAAGTTGGGCCCAGATTTGAAATGAAGT tATATATGATCAAACTGGGTACTCTGGAGAACGAGAAGACGGCAGATGTCGAGTGGCGACACCATGTGTATACGAACACGTCAAAGAAAAGAAGATTCCTCAGTGTTCAATAG
- the LOC144195923 gene encoding TNF receptor-associated factor 2-like isoform X1 produces the protein MAAQEPSPPSSLEGNKPGFPKKILANSLEDKHLCNSCLKILRRPLQAQCGHRFCSFCFNKIVSSGPEKCDACIKEDLFEEPTSILKQGGAFPDNAARREVEALAAVCPNEGCTWTGTVKDFELSHEGNCDFAIILCPSCKELMRANEQERHDERECPERTLNCKYCKEPFLLKNIKAHDEICPKYPMICEGCAKKKIPREKYVDHIKFCSKFKAPCRFHVVGCDTSVEKEQIYDHERQCSYEHLNLLLHFIMGIKVSLESLQPQSMDIAGHKLHELHQSLRDIELKMSQLGGGGPAMSIQSACAPTLTTSFTPLPSAFGAALELQLQSEKTKVVELSRRYQELELKVNTFENIVCVLNREMERSCTTMEAYNRQHRLDQDKIEILNNKVRQLERTVSLRDLSIVEMEGKIREMSAATYDGTFVWKISDFTKKRQDAVAGRAPAMFSPAFYTSKYGYKMCLRIYLNGDGTGRGTHLSLFFVVMRGHSDALLKWPFNQKVTLMLLDQNNREHIIDAFRPDISSSSFQRPVSDMNIASGCPLFCPLAKLDTKNSYIRDDTIFIKATVDLTGL, from the exons ATGGCTGCTCAAGAGCCGTCTCCACCATCTTCCCTGGAAGGAAATAAACCAGGCTTCCCCAAGAAAATTTTGGCCAACAGCCTCGAGGACAAGCATTTGTGTAATTCTTGCCTGAAAATCCTTCGAAGGCCCCTACAGGCTCAGTGTGGTCACCGTTTTTGTTCGTTTTGTTTCAACAAAATAGTGAG TTCTGGACCTGAGAAATGTGATGCTTGCATCAAAGAAGATTTATTTGAGGAACCAACGTCGATTCTCAAACAAGGAGGT GCTTTCCCCGACAATGCAGCTCGGAGAGAAGTGGAAGCCTTGGCAGCTGTTTGCCCCAATGAAGGATGCACATGGACAGGGACTGTCAAAGATTTTGAG CTTAGCCATGAGGGTAACTGTGACTTTGCCATCATCTTGTGCCCTTCCTGCAAAGAGTTGATGAGAGCCAACGAACAAGAACGCCACGATGAGCGAGAATGTCCAGAGAGGACACTCAACTGCAAATACTGCAAAGAACCATTCCTTTTAAAGAACATCAAG gctcaTGATGAAATATGCCCGAAGTATCCAATGATCTGTGAAGGTTGTGCAAAGAAAAAGATACCCAGAGAAAAG tatGTGGACCATATTAAGTTCTGCAGTAAATTTAAAGCACCATGCAGATTTCATGTTGTTGGCTGCGATACGTCT GTGGAGAAGGAGCAGATCTATGACCACGAGCGTCAATGTTCATACGAACACCTCAACCTACTGCTGCATTTCATCATGGGAATCAAGGTGAGCCTGGAGAGCCTGCAGCCTCAGAGCATGGATATCGCTGGACACAAGTTGCATGAACTCCACCAGTCCCTCAGAGACATAGAACTCAAAATGAGTCAGCTTGGTGGAGGCGGCCCCGCAATGTCCATTCAGAGTGCATGTGCGCCAACGCTCACCACCTCGTTCACGCCGCTACCGAGCGCTTTTGGAGCCGCCCTGGAGCTCCAACTCCAAAGTGAAAAGACCAAGGTGGTCGAGTTGAGTCGACGTTACCAAGAGCTGGAGCTGAAAGTGAATACATTCGAGAACATCGTTTGTGTCCTCAATCGGGAGATGGAGCGCTCCTGTACCACGATGGAAGCCTACAATCGGCAACATCGACTGGACCAAGATAAAATTGAGATCCTCAATAACAAG gtTCGCCAGTTGGAGAGAACTGTAAGTCTACGGGACTTGTCCATTGTCGAAATGGAGGGAAAGATAAGGGAGATGTCAGCAGCTACTTATGATGGAACATTTGTGTGGAAGATCTCTGATTTTACAAAGAAGAGGCAAGATGCTGTCGCAGGCCGAGCACCTGCTATGTTCTCTCCTG CCTTTTATACGAGTAAATACGGCTACAAGATGTGCTTGCGTATCTACCTAAATGGAGATGGGACAGGAAGGGGAACTCATTTATCTCTCTTCTTTGTTGTGATGAGAGGACATAGCGACGCACTCCTTAAATGGCCTTTTAATCAAAAG GTCACCTTAATGCTGCTCGACCAGAACAACAGGGAGCACATAATCGATGCTTTCCGGCCTGATATCTCATCCTCATCCTTCCAGAGGCCTGTCAGTGATATGAACATTGCCAGTGGCTGCCCACTCTTCTGTCCACTCGCCAAACTAGACACTAAAAACTCTTACATTCGTGATGATACTATCTTCATCAAGGCCACTGTTGACCTCACAGGCCTCTAG